One genomic region from Panthera tigris isolate Pti1 chromosome D1, P.tigris_Pti1_mat1.1, whole genome shotgun sequence encodes:
- the FOLR1 gene encoding folate receptor alpha, producing MAQLVTTELLLLLAGVAAVWAARPRTELLNVCMDAKHHKEKPSPEDELHEQCSPWKKNSCCFANTSREAHKDISYLYRFNWDHCGQMAPACKQHFIQDTCLYECSPNLGPWIQQVNQSWRKERILNVPLCKEDCQQWWEDCRTSYTCKSNWHKGWDWSSGHNRCPVGAACHHFHFYFPTPAALCSEIWSHSYKLSNYSRGSGRCIQMWFDPAQGNPNEEVARFYALAMSAGAMPHGIGLLLLSLVPMLQLWLLS from the exons ATGGCCCAGCTGGTGACAACAGAGTTGCTGCTCCTTCTGGCGGGGGTGGCTGCAGTGTGGGCAGCCCGGCCCAGGACTGAGCTTCTCAATGTCTGTATGGATGCCAAGCACCACAAGGAAAAGCCAAGCCCAGAAGACGAGCTGCATGAGCAG TGCAGCCCCTGGAAGAAGAATTCCTGCTGCTTTGCCAACACCAGCCGGGAAGCCCATAAGGACATTTCCTACCTGTACAGATTCAACTGGGACCACTGTGGACAGATGGCACCTGCCTGCAAACAGCACTTCATCCAGGACACCTGCCTCTATGAGTGCTCCCCCAACCTGGGGCCCTGGATCCAGCAG GTGAACCAGAGCTGGCGCAAAGAACGCATCCTGAACGTGCCCCTGTGCAAGGAGGACTGTCAGCAATGGTGGGAGGACTGTCGCACGTCCTACACCTGCAAGAGCAACTGGCACAAGGGCTGGGACTGGAGCTCAG GGCATAACCGGTGCCCAGTGGGAGCTGCCTGCCAccacttccatttctatttccccACACCTGCTGCTCTGTGCAGTGAAATCTGGAGCCACTCCTACAAACTCAGCAACTACAGCCGAGGGAGCGGCCGCTGCATCCAGATGTGGTTCGACCCGGCCCAGGGCAACCCCAACGAGGAGGTGGCCAGGTTCTACGCCTTGGCCATGAGTGCTGGGGCCATGCCCCATGGGATTGGGCTTCTCCTGCTCAGCCTGGTCCCCATGCTGCAACTCTGGTTGCTCAGCTGA
- the FOLR2 gene encoding folate receptor beta yields the protein MAWRLTPLLLLLLAWTASMCSARNRVDLLNVCMDAKHHKTKPGPEDKLHDQCIPWRKNACCSHNTSQELHKDPSLLYNFNLDHCGKIEPACQRHFIQDNCLYECSPNLGPWIQEVNQSWRKERFLDVPLCKEDCQQWWEDCRTSYTCKSNWHKGWDWSSGSNKCPAGATCRTFETYFPTPAALCEGIWSRSYKLSNYNRGSGRCIQMWFDPAQGNPNEEVARFYALAMSAGAMPHGIGLLLLSLVPMLHLWLLS from the exons ATGGCCTGGAGACTGACACcacttctgctgctgctgctggcctggACAGCCTCCATGTGCAGTGCCCGGAACAGGGTAGACCTGCTCAACGTCTGCATGGACGCCAAGCACCACAAGACAAAGCCAGGCCCCGAGGACAAGTTGCATGACCAG TGCATTCCCTGGAGGAAGAACGCCTGCTGCTCACACAACACCAGCCAGGAGCTGCACAAGGACCCCTCCCTCTTGTATAACTTCAACCTGGACCACTGCGGCAAGATAGAGCCTGCCTGCCAGCGCCACTTCATTCAGGACAACTGTCTGTACGAGTGCTCACCCAATCTGGGGCCCTGGATCCAGGAG gtgAACCAGAGCTGGCGCAAGGAACGCTTCCTGGACGTGCCCCTGTGCAAGGAGGACTGTCAGCAATGGTGGGAGGACTGCCGCACCTCCTACACCTGCAAGAGCAACTGGCACAAGGGCTGGGACTGGAGCTCAG GATCGAACAAGTGTCCAGCCGGAGCCACCTGTCGCACATTTGAGACCTACTTTCCCACGCCCGCAGCCCTGTGTGAGGGCATCTGGAGCCGCTCCTACAAACTCAGCAACTACAACCGAGGGAGCGGCCGCTGCATCCAGATGTGGTTCGACCCGGCCCAGGGCAACCCCAACGAGGAAGTGGCCAGGTTCTATGCCTTGGCCATGAGTGCTGGGGCCATGCCCCATGGGATTGGCCTTCTCCTGCTCAGCCTGGTCCCTATGCTGCACCTCTGGCTCCTCAGCTGA